In the Triticum aestivum cultivar Chinese Spring chromosome 2B, IWGSC CS RefSeq v2.1, whole genome shotgun sequence genome, cTCAAAGAAGTGCTCATCAACTAGTTGCTCTCTAATCGAACATGCCTCCTCACCCTCGAGGCCTGGTACATACACTGGCAACAAGCGATTTTCAAAATGATACTTAAAATAGAAAACGTATGCGATGGAGCCGAACCAGCAACCTCACTCAGTGTAGTCGCGTAGCCAACCAGCTAGCAATTGAGTATGGCTAAACAGGAGCGTAAAATTTGAAGTAGTATGTACAGCCGCAGATCTGTTTATTTTTTTCAACAATTCTTGGggaaaatgtgaacaatttttctTAAAATATTTGAATAATGTTTGAAAATCACAAATAAATTTAGAAATTCGAACAAATTTTAAAACCTGAACATTTTCTGGAATACATGACCAAttattgaaaacatgaacaaaattagaaattacaaataattattgatttttatATACGACGAACAATTccaaatatacattgaacattttttatatactttgaaCAATTTTtagatacacattgaacatttttgtgatatatgttGGAAAATATTTAAATACTTATTTAACAACTTTTAAATGTAAGTTGAACATTTTGCAATCGACGAGCCTTCCGTCTCCTGTGATGTGCCGTGATCCACCTCATTGACCGGGCCAACCCTGATTCATGATAATAATTGTTTGATTGTACAAAATAGAATAGAAGTATGAGGGGAGGTGTATGGACCAGGTGCAAGGAGTAGCATGCCGAGATTAGTTTTTGAAGTTTTTGAACATTTCCTTGCGTGGGCACAATGATTGGTGTGACATGCGGTGGCGAACCCATCGCCTTGGGATTGACCACATTTGAAGCGTTGTCATCAGGTAGGCATCATGGTGACCGTTGGCAGGGTGGGAAAAAGGATAAGCGGCAACATGGTCGAACGTCATGTCGAATTAGAGGACGTGAATCTGTTAGGAGTCTTGAGCCATGCTTATTGAAATAGAGTCATGATATTTTTTCTTcggttgcaacgcatgggcatatttGATAATAAATAAAAATGAACAACTGAGATTGCGACTTGTGCACTGTGAAGGACCTGCGCAAACCACATCAACATGGAAAGTTAGTTGTCTATTACGCATCACTAATCTTTATCTAGCTAACCAGACTGCAATCAGTGCGGCCAATTTTCCACATGCTAGTTATTTTTCGTTTTTTAGAAAAATATTCAAACTATAGTCacaatattaaataaatagttaatGACCCCTCAATTTTTTAAATATTCacaaaattaaaataatacaaaataattaataaaatggtttcACAATATTTGTAAGGATTCACACATTTAATAAAATAAATTTGCAATTTTTAAAAGTTATACATTTTTTAAATGTTAATCAATTTTCAAAATCTTCATGTTTTAAACACATATCACGTGGCCCTTTTTTGAAATTttagttctttttccttttttacttGACACTGTGATGCGTGGGTTTGTTTTTGGCTTTTATTAGTTCTAAAACTTATGCAAATTATTGTAATGGTAATAAAAATAAAGCTACAATCTTCTTGTCTCAGACCTAATATGCgtaatttttttattttaaaacACATTAATGTAATTAAAAAATATTTACCTATTATCATTAAGTCAGGTAATTAAAATGTTTTTTTAACTAGACAAATGTATATATAGTTTAAAAATTACTAATTTAAATATAAGAATGTATAAAATCCTGGAGGTACACTAGGCCATTGTTTTTTTTCACACatattttaatatttatttttattaaaaaTATATCTTTTGACAAGCACATATACTTTTTATAAAACAAGCGAACACCTTTTACAAGTAGAAATACATTTCCTAAAAGCATGGACACTTCATATACTACCTGAATATTTTGcaatttctaaaataaaaaaactaaCATGTGGAGAATGGGTGCACTAACTGCAGCACATTTAACTCCACGGTTGTATCGGATATATAAACCTTTGCAGTGCGTAAAAGACAACAAAATTACATGGGCGAATTGGTTGGTGCATGTCCTTCGTGGTGCACTGGTCGCCTGTTCGAATATTGACTTTACAATTTTTTACAATATTTTAGTTTATTTGAGTTGTGcattgacaggtggggcccaaTGGTCATTGAGACGCACACTCAGTCCCgacatcttctatatctaaataggtaGCTTCCACTAATacatttctctcaacatgcaagcatgacaCTTCATCATTCAACATGCAATTATCAGTAATAAAAATTtgcctcaacatgcaaacatgcatgctTGAAAATTTCATTCTATACTGCTATTTACATTTAATCCTTATATTATTACCTCcatttcctaaatataagtctttttagagattttaatatgaactacatactgATGCATATAGACACActgtagagtgtagattcactgatTGTACtccatatgtagtctatattgaaatctcttaaaaacttatatttagaaacggagagagtaTTTCAAATATTCATTTATCATATAACCAAAACTTCACTGCAATATTGCAAAACAGTCCCGCAACAATGTACGAGGCATCATCTAGACGCGATTCAAACCGTATTTGAACCATATCACCAAGTTATAGAACCAGTTCGGTGTATTTTTTAAGTTTAGGATCCAAAGTGAACGTCGATGGTAAGTTTAGGCACCACTAGTGTTATTATCTCTATAAATTAGTGCACCAGCCTTGAAGTAAATGGGTGGCCACACGCATGCGCGCCCTTGTGAATTTCCGCTTTATTTGGCAGTCCCTTACATTTTCTACTCCGCCCGTTTTAATTTATAAGCTCTCTACATATTTTGAGATTTGGATTTCACCAATAAATTTAACCCGGCAACGCTGCAAGTCCAATTTGCCAAACAATCGGCTCAATATTGTCTCTATTGGATGACATGTATTAACTAGTCTAGTTAGGAAGTAGCAACCAAGATATAATAATATTGACAAGATCGAGTCCTACCAAAAGCAAGAAAAGGACTATTGAATACTGATGCAGCGAATTAATATGTTGAAGCTATGAAAtgttttttttaaaatattttttttgatctattcatcaactgtgaAAGTAGTATAAAGAATATCACAAGTAAAAATTTCATCCATATCCGTAGACGACCTGACAACAAGTACAAGCATTCAAGTGagtcgaaggcgcgccgccgtcccTCAACATGCTATTTTTGGTCCAATAATTCTATTTTCCAATGGGGCTAGGGAAACACGGTTACCCGGCAGTAACCAAAACCTTCACGTGAAGTTTGCATCCATGGGCATGTCATCAATGACTCGCCGTTTCAAACTGACCCACATCTAGTACTGCGGATTGGGCGGCCTGGAGTTGGCCGTGCCGACCCTGGACCCCCATTCCAGTACCTCCTTGCTGGTGTCGTCCTTGTGCACGACCACCTCAATGAAGCACAGGCAGTCCTGCTTCCCCTTCGCCGTCTCTATCGCGGCTGTCAGCTCCTCCTCGCAAGTCGCCTGTATTGCATATGCCACAGCACCATCCATCGATTGGTCAGCCTTAACCAAGCTAGCTAGTTTTCTGATGCCATGCACGAATGTTGGAATACGTACCTTGGCGGTCCAGCACATGCCCTCGCCGTTGTGGATGGCGTCGACGAGCCCCGTGTAGTTCCAGTTTTTGATGACGTTGTAGGGCCCGTCGTGGATCACCACCTCAATGGTGTACCCGCCGTTGTTGATGAGGAAGATGATGCTCTTCTGCTGGCACCGCAGCATCGTCGACACGTCCTGCGCCGTCATCTGGAAGCTCCCGTCGCCGATGCAGGCGATCACGCGCTTGCCCATGGCGGCCTGCGCGTACCCTAGCAACGCCCCGACGGACCACCCGATGGACCCGTACTGCATCTGGAACTCGTACCTGCAGCTCATGTTTTAATTCAGCGGGCGATGGAGATGTGTCAGTGAGTCAGATCATGGGGAACGTCCGTGGAGCGGGGTGCATGCTTACCCGCAGCCGTCAGGGAGCTTGAGCTTCTGGCAGTTGAACCATGAGTCGCCAGCCTCGGCGATGACGGCGCTGTCACCGGTGAGCATCTGCTGGATGTGCTTGAACAGCACGTTGACGCGCAGCGGCTCCCCGGGCTCGCTCTCCCGCGGCAGCCCCTGCGGCACAAAGATCCTGTTGTAGTTGTCGAATGCCGTGGTGTTCCTCTTCATGCTCACGCGCTTGGCTAGCTCCGACAGGAAGTCCTTCATCATGACGCACCCGAACGTCGGGCCGTTGCCGACGGTGACGCGCTCGGGCTGCACAATCACCGCCTTCTCCTTCTTGAGCAGGAACGAGTATCCCACGGAGCTCTGGTCGTTGAAGATGGGGCCGGCGATGAGGTACGCGTCCGCCGACTCCACCATCTCCACGCAGAAGGACGTGCTGACCGCGCCCCAGTAGGTCCCGATGAACCGCGGCAGCGTCTCCGGCACCAGCCCCTTCGCCGACGGCATCGTCGCCACCGCGTACCCGCTCGCGTCCGCCAGCTCCGCGAACGCCGCGGCCGCCTTGGCCACCCGGAGCTTCGGCCCCGCCACCATGACCGGCTTCACCGCCTTGCTGAGGAACTCCACCGTCGCATCCAGCGCCGCCTCGAGTCCCATCTGGTTGCTCTGCCTCGGGACGATGCAGTAGGGGATGGGGTTGCCGAAGAAGGTGGGGTGGGGGACGCCGGGGAGGTTGCAGGCGACGCTGATGTAGACGGGCTTGCTCTCCCTGAGAGCCGTCGCGATGGCCTTATCGACCTGCTCGTGAGCGTCGTCCAGGTTGTTGATGACGACCTGGTGGCATGTCACGGGCTGGAAGCAGCGGAGCTCCTGGGAGAAGTCGGGGAGGCCGATGGTGTGGTGGAGGATGCGGTTGGTGCCGTGGTCGTTGGAGTTGGGCCCGCCGACGATGCAGATCACGGGAAGGTTCTCGCTGTaggcgccggcgatggcgttgAGCACGCTGAGGCCGCCAACGGTGAAGGTGACGGCGCAGGCGCCCACGCCCTTGGCGCGCGCGTACCCGTCGGCGGCGTAGCCCGCGTTGAGCTCGTTGCAGCAGCTGACGAGGCGCAGGCCGGGCTCGGCGATGAGGTGGTCGAGGAGGGTCAGGTTGAAGTCGCCCGGCACCGCGAACACGTCGCTGACGCCCacctccaccagccgccgcgcaAGGTGACTGCCCAGCGTGGCCTCGGCGGAGGGGATCGTGGGCGCCGGTGATGACGTGTGGAAGGCCGCGGGGCACGCCACCACGCCGTTTCGTACCGCCTTGGGCCGGTCCACCGATCCGATACCATTGTCCATGATCAAGAAACAAGATTCAAGATGCTACATACGCCGGTACGGTACGCGAGGAGAAGGAAGAGAGTAGGAGTACACTCTCTTGGGATGGTTTGGCCTGTATGTAGGACAGATCTAGCATAAAATCTAAAAAGTGCATACGCACTATTTGGTTGAATGAAGTGGCCGCGTCTTACATGCATGTGGGTGTTAATATTTTCAAAAATGCTGGACGTACAAAAGATTACAGGATTTTATGGGCTCTTTTCATCTAGTAACCAATCACAAACTTGCCCCCCTGATTTTTCAAGGGGTTGGGCCGTGTTCCTCACCTATTGACCAATCAAATTAACCCTCCTTGTAAAACCTTGTAACTCTTTTGTACGTGTAGCGTTACTCTAATTTTTTTGTCTTCTAGTGCATGTGGCTGTTAGCATTAAATGCGTTCATACTGATCCACGCCTATTCATTTCAGagttttaaattttaaaaagtcatatctttCAATCCGCGCGtcggaattcagatccgttttcactGCTGGAAATCTTGCGACGAGATCTGTGAAACTAAATCCGGAATGACTATGTTTCGACAAATTTTTTTGATGCCAACTTTGGTGCTATATGGTGCAACTTTAGTACTGTATTGTGCAATTTTAGTACTATATCGTGCAACTTTTTGCAAAATCAATCTTTGGATCTGCATGATTCAACTTTCTATGAGATTGCAATCTAGCAACCATgacaactttgatgtttagttGACAGGACTATTGGCAcgcacata is a window encoding:
- the LOC123042693 gene encoding pyruvate decarboxylase 2, translating into MDNGIGSVDRPKAVRNGVVACPAAFHTSSPAPTIPSAEATLGSHLARRLVEVGVSDVFAVPGDFNLTLLDHLIAEPGLRLVSCCNELNAGYAADGYARAKGVGACAVTFTVGGLSVLNAIAGAYSENLPVICIVGGPNSNDHGTNRILHHTIGLPDFSQELRCFQPVTCHQVVINNLDDAHEQVDKAIATALRESKPVYISVACNLPGVPHPTFFGNPIPYCIVPRQSNQMGLEAALDATVEFLSKAVKPVMVAGPKLRVAKAAAAFAELADASGYAVATMPSAKGLVPETLPRFIGTYWGAVSTSFCVEMVESADAYLIAGPIFNDQSSVGYSFLLKKEKAVIVQPERVTVGNGPTFGCVMMKDFLSELAKRVSMKRNTTAFDNYNRIFVPQGLPRESEPGEPLRVNVLFKHIQQMLTGDSAVIAEAGDSWFNCQKLKLPDGCGYEFQMQYGSIGWSVGALLGYAQAAMGKRVIACIGDGSFQMTAQDVSTMLRCQQKSIIFLINNGGYTIEVVIHDGPYNVIKNWNYTGLVDAIHNGEGMCWTAKATCEEELTAAIETAKGKQDCLCFIEVVVHKDDTSKEVLEWGSRVGTANSRPPNPQY